One genomic region from Epinephelus moara isolate mb chromosome 8, YSFRI_EMoa_1.0, whole genome shotgun sequence encodes:
- the rilpl2 gene encoding RILP-like protein 2: MEFGEESSPALAFEKDAFELTVEDVYDISYVIGRDLLKISSAGDDVSDLQFRIVRVLEMFETLVNKYNLSLEELKMERDNLKTELDRIIKESSSAQGTQTVGPNQLVVDLTDPNRPRFTMQELKEVLQERNQLKAQLMVAQEELQLYKSGILPQGEPAMVEVDLNTPAPIEHSPASINDAKEEKTTIGKLFSFRRK; the protein is encoded by the exons ATGGAGTTTGGTGAAGAGTCGTCGCCCGCGCTGGCTTTCGAGAAGGACGCGTTTGAGCTCACGGTTGAGGATGTGTATGACATTTCCTATGTGATCGGACGAGATTTGTTGAAAATAAGCAGCGCGGGCGATGACGTGTCGGATTTACAGTTCAGAATAGTCCGTGTGTTGGAAATGTTTGAAACCCTGGTGAATAAATATAACTTGTCTCTTGAAGAGCTGAAAATGGAGCGGGACAACTTGAAGACTGAGCTGGACAGGATCATCAAGGAGAGCTCCTCTGCGCAGGGCACG CAAACAGTGGGACCAAACCAGCTGGTGGTGGACCTCACAGACCCCAACAGACCGCGCTTCACCATGCAGGAGCTGAAGGAGGTGCTGCAGGAGAGGAACCAGCTCAAGGCTCAGCTCATGGTGGCTCAGGAGGAGCTTCAGCTGTACAAGAG TGGGATTCTGCCACAGGGTGAACCAGCCATGGTTGAGGTGGATCTGAACACACCAGCACCCATAGAGCACAGTCCAGCCTCGATAAATGATGCAAAAGAAGAGAAGACGACCATAGGCAAACT GTTTTCATTCAGGCGAAAATAA
- the LOC126394838 gene encoding RILP-like protein 1 encodes METCGVSALDKPAAELTVMDVYDIAAVLGQEFERIIDRFGCEALVGVVPKVVRVLELLEALVSSGTAGQEAEELRGELERLRQERSDRYEQERKHQKELELVDDVWRGEVQDLHCQITQLQAENKRLLVSLSLRESPIIEEDLQKQEVISEKERQVRNKLKDLVDKQRDEIRAKDHELTLKNEDIEALQMQQHRLIRINQDLRHRTGVMEAQGKALIQQRAELEVAAQARQQELGALQLEVTRLRKELRGWELEREVTDIEETALTRSGVSPSTSPKTTSSASNSIKPNSVWVECGGDPGFLATCFERDKSPSPLPRSSKRDNNEEKGDDDENTMALLLKVSADTEPEEETDSLEQESDKPRFTLQELRDVLQEKNELKAQVFMLQEELAYYKSEEFADDVSVIVRPPSPPPCSSSADQAESGIRRLIFTAIMPMVAAGLLADDPTLLPIRRLSFV; translated from the exons ATGGAAACGTGCGGCGTGTCAGCGCTGGACAAACCCGCGGCGGAGCTGACAGTCATGGATGTGTACGACATAGCTGCGGTGCTCGGACAGGAGTTTGAGCGGATCATCGACAGGTTTGGGTGCGAGGCTCTGGTCGGGGTGGTGCCCAAAGTGGTGCGGGTCCTGGAGCTGCTGGAGGCCCTGGTGAGCAGCGGGACCGCCGGACAGGAGGCCGAGGAGCTGCGGGGGGAGCTGGAGAGGCTGCGGCAGGAGCGGAGCGACAGATACGAGCAGGAGAGGAAGCACCAGAAG GAGTTGGAGCTGGTGGATGATGTGTGGCGAGGCGAAGTCCAGGACCTTCACTGTCAAATCACGCAGCTTCAGGCAGAGAACAAGAGGCTGTTAGTGAGCCTTTCTCTCAGAGAGTCGCCCATCATAGAGGAAGACCTACAGAAACAGGAAG TCATATCAGAGAAGGAGAGGCAGGTGAGGAATAAGCTTAAAGACTTGGTGGATAAGCAGAGGGATGAAATCCGTGCTAAAGACCATGAGCTGACATTAAAGAACGAGGATATCGAGGCG CTCCAGATGCAGCAGCATCGGctaataagaatcaaccaggaCCTCCGTCACAGGACAGGAGTGATGGAGGCTCAGGGTAAAGCACTGatccagcagagggcagagcTGGAAGTTGCAGCCCAGGCACGGCAGCAGGAGCTGGGGGCTCTGCAGCTGGAGGTCACGAGGCTGAGAAAGGAGCTCCGGGGCTGGGAGCTGGAGAGAGAGGTCACTGATATAGAAGAAACCGCTCTTACCAGATCTGGGGTGTCACCATCTACATCACCAAAGACGACG TCCTCAGCATCTAACTCCATCAAACCAAATTCAGTGTGGGTGGAGTGTGGAGGGGACCCTGGCTTCCTGGCAACCTGCTTTGAGCGTGACAAGAGTCCTTCCCCTCTGCCAAGGTCATCAAAGAGAGACAATAATGAGGAAAAGGGTGATGACGATGAGAACACGATGGCATTGTTGCTG AAGGTGTCAGCTGACACAGAgccagaggaggagacagacagcCTGGAGCAGGAGTCAGACAAACCGCGCTTCACCCTGCAGGAGCTGCGGGACGTCCTGCAGGAGAAGAATGAACTCAAGGCCCAAGTGTTCATGCTACAGGAGGAGCTGGCATATTACAAAAG TGAGGAGTTTGCGGATGATGTCAGCGTCATTGTGcgtcctccttctcctccaccaTGCTCCAGTTCCGCTGATCAGGCCGAATCTGGAATTAGACGCTT GATTTTCACTGCCATAATGCCGATGGTGGCAGCCGGTTTGCTCGCAGACGACCCCACGTTGTTGCCAATCAGAAGACTTTCTTTTGTATGA
- the hip1rb gene encoding huntingtin interacting protein 1 related b, which yields MNSIRQVPTRVKTRRTEANLGAEREHFDKQQLSSISKAINSSETPVKEKHARRIILGTHREKGAYTFWSYALGFPLAGSSILSWKFCHVLHKVLRDGHRNVLQDCMRHHSSLVEIGKMWSNLHDRYGQLVALYSKLLCTKMEFHVKHSEIPPNLEATDEVLERTAGTDINNVFQLTVEVFDYLDAELRLAETVIRQLNTSIAISTLTSGQCRLAPLIQVIQDCSHLYHFTVKLLFKLHACLPADTLQGHRDRFHDQFHSLKGFFNKARDMLYFKRLIQIPKLPDSPPNFLHAASLAKHVKPVVVMADEDEPEQQDDDDDEPEPLIEVSDVSTSSMQSQPQQLDIFDQTFGPPNGGFDDRDLQIESLKRDLELLRAELERVKAEAQRYITQLKSQINSLEAELEEQRAQKQRALVENEQLRMELEATRRRNAEHESSQAVFIEAEKRAQATEQRYNKLKEKHTELVASHAELLRKSADTVKMLSATQQTQEEVERTKQQLSFEVDRIKQEADMKLEEQKFEMEKLKRELDEKMAEILRIKGTLQSSEKSSEEMNSSVKSLQAEKERLMRSVSEKEAELSSLRQSAQLQQSSLEQERERSSRELGELQGKLQEKASQEDQLKQKLLEEQFALLQGTVTEAENIIQDAVAKLDDPLHIRCTSSPDYLVSRAEATLGSVDKVKKGHADYLSNMGDAGGLLRALTQFSHLAADTIINGSATAHMAPTDHADRLTENCRGCATESLQFLKDLKAKTTLQRADPAAIRVIVQKILYLGQELRPKGMDVRQDELGDLVDKEMASTSAAIEEAVRRIDEMMNQARKDTSGIKLEVNERILNSCTDLMKAIRMLIIASTDLQKEIVEGGRGAASIKEFYARNSRWTEGLISAAKAVGWGATEMVESADKVVLHTGKYEELIVCSHEIAASTAQLVAASKVKADRSSKRLSVLQQASRHVNEMAANVVASTRTGQEHLEEKETMDFSGMSLIKLRKEEMESQVKVLELESQLENERLRLGELRKKHYDLAGVPVEEAPEGNGETSSPAHPATMSPKPGKPALSKKPVLAQKPNLPPKSMFK from the exons CTGAGCAGCATCAGCAAGGCCATCAACTCCAGCGAGACGCCTGTGAAGGAGAAACATGCACGAC GAATCATCCTGGGGACTCACAGGGAGAAGGGAGCCTACACCTTCTGGTCCTACGCTCTGGGCTTCCCTCTGGCTGGCAGCTCCATCCTCAGCTGGAAGTTCTGCCATGTACTGCACAAAGTCCTGCGGGATGGACACCGCAAT GTTCTACAAGACTGCATGAGGCACCACAGTTCTCTCGTTGAAATTGGGAAAATGTGG AGCAACCTCCATGACAGATATGGACAGCTGGTGGCTCTGTATAGCAAGCTGCTCTGTACAAAAATGGAGTTTCATGTGAAA CATTCAGAAATCCCGCCGAACCTGGAGGCCACTGATGAAGTCCTGGAGCGCACTGCAGGAACCGACATTAATAATGT GTTCCAGCTCACAGTGGAGGTGTTTGATTACTTGGACGCGGAGCTGAGGCTGGCCGAGACAG TAATCCGACAGCTCAACACATCCATCGCCATCTCCACGCTCACATCAGGCCAGTGTCGGCTGGCTCCACTCATCCAAGTTATCCAGGACTGTAGTCACCTCTACCACTTCACCGTCAAGCTGCTATTCAAGCTGCATGCCT GTCTCCCCGCTGACACCTTACAAGGCCACCGTGATCGTTTCCATGACCAGTTCCACAG CCTTAAGGGCTTCTTCAATAAAGCCAGAGACATGCTGTACTTCAAGAGACTGATCCAGATCCCCAAACTGCCTGAT TCTCCACCTAACTTCCTGCACGCAGCCTCACTGGCCAAGCACGTGAAGCCAGTGGTGGTCATGGCTGATGAGGACGAACCGGAGCAACAagacgacgatgatgatgaaCCTGAGCCGCTCATCGAGGTCAGCGACGTCTCGACATCCAGCATGCAGTCACAGCCACAG CAGCTGGACATATTTGATCAGACGTTTGGACCTCCGAATGGAGGCTTTGATGACAG GGATCTCCAGATCGAGAGCCTGAAGCGGGATCTGGAGTTGCTGAGAGCAGAGCTGGAGAGGGTGAAAGCAGAG GCTCAGCGCTACATCACACAGCTGAAGTCCCAAATCAACAGTTTGGAGGCAGAACTAGAGGAACAGCGTGCACAGAAACAACGTGCACTCGTGGAAAATGAACAACTGCGCATGGAGCTGGAGGCTACACGTCGCCGAAACGCAGAGCATGAGAGCTCACAGGCCGTCTTTATTGAAGCAGAAA AAAGAGCACAGGCCACTGAGCAGCGGTACAATAAGCTGAAGGAGAAGCACACAGAGCTGGTGGCCAGCCATGCTGAACTACTGCGGAAG AGTGCAGACACTGTGAAGATGCTATCAGCAACccagcagacacaggaggaggtggagaggaccAAACAGCAGCTGTCGTTTGAGGTTGATCGaattaaacaggaagctgacaTGAAG CTGGAGGAGCAGAAGTTTGAGATGGAGAAGCTGAAGAGAGAGCTGGATGAGAAGATGGCAGAAATTCTGCGCATCAAGGGGACTCTGCAAAGCAGCGAAAAG tCGTCGGAGGAAATGAACAGCTCAGTGAAGTCTCTGCAGGCAGAGAAGGAGCGTCTGATGCGATCTGTGAGCGAGAAGGAGGCGGAGCTGTCATCTCTGCGGCAGTCTGCGCAGTTGCAGCAGTCGTCGCTTGAGCAGGAGCGAGAGAGGAGCAGCAGGGAGCTTGGAGAGCTGCAGGGCAAACTGCAGGAGAAG GCAAGTCAGGAGGACCAGCTGAAGCAGAAGCTTCTGGAGGAGCAGTTTGCTCTGCTGCAGGGCACCGTCACAGAGGCTGAGAACATCATCCAAGATGCTGTCGCTAAGCTGGATGATCCCCTTCATATACGCTGCACCAGCTCTCCAG ATTACCTTGTGAGTCGGGCGGAGGCCACACTGGGCTCCGTAGACAAAGTGAAAAAGGGCCATGCGGATTATCTGAGCAACATGGGGG ATGCTGGAGGGCTTCTGAGGGCTCTGACCCAGTTCTCCCACTTGGCTGCGGATACAATTATCAACGGCAGCGCCACTGCACACATGGCACCTACTGACCACGCAGACC GACTGACGGAGAACTGCAGAGGCTGTGCCACTGAGAGTCTGCAGTTTCTAAAGGACCTGAAGGCTAAGACCACACTTCAGAGGGCAGACCCAGCCGCCATTCGCGTAATCGTTCAGAAGATCCTATACTTGGGCCAG GAGCTGCGGCCAAAAGGCATGGATGTTCGTCAGGATGAGCTTGGAGATCTGGTCGATAAGGAAATGGCGTCAACATCAGCGGCTATTGAGGAGGCAGTCCGCAGGATTGAT GAAATGATGAATCAGGCACGAAAGGACACGTCAGGAATTAAACTGGAGGTCAACGAAAG AATCCTTAACAGCTGCACAGACCTGATGAAG GCCATCCGCATGCTGATCATAGCATCTACAGACTTGCAGAAGGAGATTGTGGAGGGTGGGAGG GGTGCAGCCAGCATTAAGGAGTTCTACGCCAGAAACTCTCGCTGGACTGAGGGACTCATCTCTGCTGCCAAGGCTGTGGGATGGGGAGCCACCGAGATGGT GGAGTCTGCTGATAAGGTGGTGCTGCACACAGGCAAATATGAAGAGTTGATTGTCTGCTCCCATGAGATCGCTGCCAGCACAGCACAGCTGGTCGCTGCCTCAAAG GTCAAAGCAGACCGCAGCAGTAAGAGGCTGTCGGTGCTCCAGCAGGCTTCTCGCCATGTGAATGAAATGGCAGCTAATGTGGTGGCCTCAACAAGGACAGGCCAGGAGCACCTGGAGGAGAAAG AAACCATGGACTTCTCCGGGATGTCCCTCATCAAGTTAAGGAAAGAAGAAATGGAGTCACAG GTGAAGGTGCTGGAATTAGAGTCTCAGTTGGAGAATGAGCGTCTGCGTTTGGGAGAGCTGAGGAAGAAGCACTACGACCTGGCTGGAGTTCCTGTAGAAGAGGCTCCTGAGGGGAATGGCGAAACCTCCTCGCCGGCCCATCCTGCCACCATGTCACCAAAACCCGGTAAACCTGCTCTCTCGAAGAAACCTGTGTTGGCCCAGAAACCCAACTTACCGCCCAAATCCATG tttaAGTAA